A single window of Anaerocolumna chitinilytica DNA harbors:
- a CDS encoding helix-turn-helix domain-containing protein, producing the protein MSREKFSKELKLEAIKEYVSGGISLYKLAQKYGSGFKTVQRWYDNYQKFGEEAFEGTHHSPNYSADFKKQVVNEYLAGGTSYKEVALKYGIYAPTTVLKWVKQYNNHVELTDSRLEGVFHMVNGNGRKTTLEEKTKIVEDCTQNQYNYAETAKKYDVSYQQVYSWVHRYKEKGLSGLADRRGKKKPEEEMTELDKLRLENRMLKAQAINQQMEIDFLKKLEEVERRRF; encoded by the coding sequence ATGTCTAGGGAAAAATTCAGTAAAGAATTAAAACTTGAAGCAATAAAGGAGTATGTTTCAGGAGGAATATCATTATATAAGCTTGCCCAAAAGTATGGTTCAGGTTTTAAGACTGTTCAGAGATGGTATGATAATTATCAGAAGTTTGGAGAAGAAGCTTTTGAAGGAACTCATCACAGTCCGAATTATTCTGCAGACTTTAAGAAGCAGGTGGTTAATGAATATTTAGCAGGCGGCACATCTTATAAAGAGGTGGCATTGAAATACGGAATTTATGCACCAACTACTGTACTTAAATGGGTTAAGCAGTATAATAATCATGTAGAACTTACCGATTCTCGATTAGAAGGAGTGTTTCACATGGTTAATGGCAATGGCCGCAAAACAACACTGGAAGAAAAAACTAAAATCGTAGAGGATTGCACTCAGAATCAATATAATTATGCAGAGACTGCTAAGAAATATGATGTTTCTTATCAACAGGTTTATTCCTGGGTACATCGCTATAAGGAAAAGGGATTAAGTGGCTTAGCTGACCGACGAGGAAAAAAGAAGCCAGAAGAAGAAATGACGGAACTTGATAAACTGCGACTAGAGAACCGAATGCTGAAGGCTCAAGCGATAAATCAGCAGATGGAGATAGATTTCTTAAAAAAACTCGAAGAAGTCGAGAGGAGGCGATTTTAG
- a CDS encoding IS3 family transposase, which produces MQELLAEGKGYSLSSLCQLGKISRSAYYKWLNHEDNPNDKLNKELAERIEAIHDKHPDMGYRRIRDSLEHDDNINVNDKRVLRICRKKKIRSNLKYRNNGCTKSAADPAYTAENILNREFNAGSSNEKWVTDVTEFKYGTSIDHIRKLYLSVILDLCDRRPVAYIINDHNDNKLVFDTFDDALVANPGAHPLLHSDRGYQYTSKVFHQKLVDAGMTQSMSRVAHCIDNGPMEGFWGILKREMYYGKKFHTREALVNAITEYMDYYTNKRPQRKLGVLTPMEYHQKLLLAA; this is translated from the coding sequence ATCCAAGAACTCTTGGCAGAAGGAAAAGGATATTCTCTTTCTTCACTATGTCAGTTAGGGAAAATAAGCCGTTCTGCTTATTATAAATGGTTGAACCACGAAGATAACCCAAATGATAAGCTAAACAAAGAGCTGGCAGAACGCATTGAGGCAATTCATGACAAACATCCCGATATGGGTTATCGCAGAATCCGTGATTCACTTGAGCATGATGATAATATCAATGTCAATGATAAAAGAGTACTTCGTATATGCAGGAAGAAAAAGATCCGATCAAACTTAAAATATCGGAACAATGGTTGCACAAAATCAGCGGCTGATCCTGCTTATACGGCTGAAAATATCCTGAACCGTGAATTTAACGCTGGCAGCTCCAATGAAAAATGGGTAACTGATGTCACTGAATTTAAGTATGGGACAAGCATTGATCACATACGTAAACTATATTTAAGTGTAATACTTGATCTTTGCGACCGTCGTCCTGTTGCCTATATTATTAATGATCATAATGATAATAAACTTGTATTTGACACGTTTGACGATGCTCTCGTTGCTAATCCCGGAGCACATCCTCTGCTTCATAGCGATCGTGGGTATCAGTATACCTCTAAAGTATTTCATCAAAAGCTGGTCGATGCTGGCATGACACAAAGTATGTCCCGTGTCGCACACTGTATAGATAATGGTCCAATGGAAGGATTCTGGGGAATCCTCAAACGAGAGATGTATTACGGTAAGAAATTCCATACCAGAGAAGCACTTGTTAATGCAATCACTGAATATATGGATTATTACACAAATAAACGACCTCAAAGAAAGTTAGGGGTATTAACGCCAATGGAATATCACCAAAAACTATTATTAGCTGCATGA
- a CDS encoding GNAT family N-acetyltransferase — MKLEYYTENVNLLENFTLVREFLKELTSAKAYENWHWARWGWLMGHPNFHDDMLKMIGLWKEDNKIVGITTHDMRVGEAYLICKPDNYELLKEMVEFAEQNIASEGKLSIIVYCEDNIQKDLLKSLGYCKTDNQEVILEYDFMEEDFSYSLPDGFSLTSCKDEKDINKYVRVIWNGFENEGEPPIFDNDYDKPLRENWKEELSVFIKTPDGDYVAHCGMWYEEGEKTAYIEPVCAVPEYRNKGLAKVAVYESMKRCSKLGAKRAIVISNQEFYYKIGFKVSSTYFFWEKRL, encoded by the coding sequence ATGAAGTTAGAATACTATACTGAAAATGTAAATTTACTTGAAAATTTTACACTTGTTAGAGAATTTCTGAAAGAACTAACAAGTGCTAAGGCATATGAAAATTGGCATTGGGCACGATGGGGATGGCTAATGGGACACCCAAATTTTCATGATGATATGCTAAAAATGATAGGTTTATGGAAAGAGGATAATAAGATTGTTGGAATTACAACTCATGATATGAGAGTGGGTGAAGCATATTTAATTTGTAAACCGGACAATTATGAATTATTAAAGGAGATGGTTGAATTTGCAGAACAAAATATTGCTTCCGAAGGTAAATTAAGTATTATAGTTTATTGCGAAGATAATATTCAAAAAGATTTATTAAAGTCTTTGGGGTATTGTAAGACTGACAATCAAGAAGTAATTCTTGAATATGACTTTATGGAAGAAGATTTTTCATATTCGTTACCCGATGGTTTTTCGCTTACGAGTTGTAAGGATGAGAAAGATATTAATAAATATGTTAGAGTTATCTGGAATGGTTTTGAGAACGAGGGAGAACCACCTATTTTTGATAATGATTATGATAAGCCATTGAGAGAAAATTGGAAGGAAGAACTATCCGTATTTATCAAAACCCCAGATGGTGATTATGTTGCACATTGTGGTATGTGGTATGAGGAAGGTGAAAAGACTGCGTATATTGAACCTGTGTGCGCAGTGCCGGAGTATCGAAATAAGGGTTTGGCAAAGGTAGCAGTATATGAATCGATGAAAAGATGCAGTAAATTGGGTGCAAAAAGAGCAATTGTTATTTCAAATCAGGAATTCTATTATAAAATTGGTTTTAAGGTTAGTTCAACCTATTTCTTCTGGGAAAAAAGACTCTGA
- a CDS encoding adenosine deaminase — protein sequence MIHEFKTCLQNHNLLELSSIPKSDLHNHAGCGGNVNYIASQTNIKIDQPPAVFESMFHMYSWFTDNIKVHCSYLKRLEAAFVQAYDDNIHVLAMSFETDEANKIGGMDLGLFIQTMNTFKQRLAPSTIFLPELTFNRACCDVDSAYSRLDEILSFQWFKSLDICNDELAQPIKNFKKIYRKAKDSGLRLKAHVGEVGTANDVMEAVEELELDEVHHGVAAVTSPFIMKWLADNRVQLNICPSSNVMLGVVKGYDVHPIRKLYDYGIPVTINTDDLLIFNQTVSQEYLNLYEAGLMTVEELDDIREIGLKEINNYV from the coding sequence ATGATACATGAATTCAAAACATGTTTACAAAATCATAATCTTTTAGAGTTAAGTTCTATTCCCAAGAGTGATTTACATAATCATGCTGGGTGCGGAGGGAATGTTAACTATATCGCCTCCCAGACTAATATAAAAATCGACCAGCCTCCAGCTGTATTTGAATCTATGTTCCATATGTATTCTTGGTTTACTGATAACATAAAAGTTCATTGTTCTTATTTAAAGCGCCTTGAGGCAGCTTTCGTACAAGCTTATGATGATAATATACATGTATTGGCAATGAGTTTCGAGACGGATGAAGCTAATAAAATTGGTGGTATGGATTTAGGTTTATTCATACAGACGATGAACACTTTCAAGCAAAGGTTAGCTCCTTCAACGATATTTTTACCTGAATTAACCTTCAACCGAGCTTGTTGTGATGTTGATAGTGCCTATTCGCGACTTGATGAAATATTGTCATTTCAATGGTTTAAGTCCCTTGATATTTGTAATGATGAACTTGCTCAACCGATAAAGAATTTTAAAAAGATATACAGAAAAGCGAAAGATTCTGGACTTCGACTGAAAGCGCATGTAGGTGAGGTTGGCACTGCTAATGATGTGATGGAGGCTGTCGAAGAATTAGAGCTTGATGAAGTACATCATGGAGTTGCAGCGGTAACATCTCCTTTTATTATGAAATGGTTAGCTGATAACCGGGTTCAATTAAACATTTGCCCCTCAAGCAATGTAATGCTGGGGGTTGTAAAAGGATATGATGTTCACCCTATAAGAAAATTGTATGATTATGGAATACCGGTAACGATTAATACAGATGATTTATTAATTTTTAATCAAACCGTTTCACAGGAATATTTAAACCTTTATGAAGCTGGATTAATGACAGTTGAAGAATTAGATGATATACGTGAAATAGGACTGAAAGAAATAAATAACTATGTGTGA
- a CDS encoding DUF3788 domain-containing protein, with amino-acid sequence MYERMLDKQTVPSFDDMISYCDDAGELWTDLDKYLKEKLNMKGCIRFPYGNKYGWSMKYSYKSKHICDIFAEISAFMVLIRISDDAIKPIYNELSIYAKAVWDNKYPCGSGGWLNYRITNKEQLQDLMKIIGIKVNKQSKMS; translated from the coding sequence TTGTATGAAAGAATGTTAGACAAGCAGACGGTACCATCATTTGATGATATGATTTCTTATTGTGACGATGCCGGAGAGTTGTGGACAGATTTGGACAAATATCTAAAGGAAAAACTTAATATGAAAGGTTGTATTCGCTTTCCGTATGGGAATAAATATGGATGGAGTATGAAGTATAGCTATAAAAGCAAACATATATGCGATATATTTGCTGAAATAAGTGCTTTTATGGTACTTATCCGTATTTCAGACGATGCAATCAAACCAATTTACAATGAATTAAGTATTTATGCCAAAGCTGTATGGGATAACAAATATCCTTGTGGAAGCGGAGGCTGGCTTAATTACCGTATTACGAACAAAGAGCAATTACAGGACTTAATGAAGATAATAGGTATAAAAGTAAATAAGCAAAGTAAAATGAGCTAA